A window of the Polaribacter batillariae genome harbors these coding sequences:
- a CDS encoding T9SS type A sorting domain-containing protein produces the protein MKKNYILTIASVLFCYAFQAQTFQTWRDDSGTGDNSWQNSVNWWNFPNPSPIVFGQQEWDNNHLPEQVNSSDISTWRFLYKAGASDPHTFTGNQISFFDFSGDDPQILNQSSATHIINNAIIGDPDATDPLKVLIDGTGGLTFGGTINNQGWLDINGSTATASSTIFNGVISGTGGVTKENVNISLIYKADNTYSGATNINNGQLVLEGDLTNSDVSVGANGSLQVSENVTIKSLTIAAGGSVIIDSDKSLTILNNLVNNGTSFNINSGASLIVNGTSTGNISYNLNIADTNWHLISSPVIGEEYNDAWIASNSIASGVSVATNRGISTYDNDVDANGNWVYYTTGGADTPFASGLGYSMLRSASGTYTFTGTLKTDDTPLTITQGFSGANKWNLIGNPYPSYIDIDAFLTANASQLSGPNESIYVYNGTSFAPLTTGYIHPGQAFFVNSDVISLTDNISITEAMQSHQTGVTFYKSVNTSINLKISDGTKNANTEINYFANKTKGLDRRFDIGSFTGVSNNGKNNLAVFTQLLEGNNGINFVRQALPNKDFESMIIPVGVTAEAGKEITFTAEALNLPTGLKVYLEDKTTNTITRLDEVNSKYKLTLSEKVDGTGRFFLHTKTSAVLSTDNDLLLNSIKIFKTNNSTLKISGLPEGKTTLSLYNLLGKKLVNTTFNSSDSNEVNLPKLATGVYLVNLETENGKLNKKIILE, from the coding sequence ATGAAAAAAAATTATATTTTAACAATTGCTAGTGTACTTTTTTGCTATGCTTTCCAAGCTCAAACATTTCAAACTTGGAGAGACGATTCTGGCACAGGAGATAATTCATGGCAAAACTCAGTAAATTGGTGGAATTTCCCAAACCCTTCACCTATTGTATTTGGACAACAAGAATGGGACAACAATCATTTGCCTGAGCAAGTTAACTCTTCAGATATCAGCACTTGGAGGTTCCTATATAAAGCAGGAGCCTCAGATCCTCATACTTTTACAGGGAATCAAATAAGTTTTTTTGATTTTAGTGGAGATGACCCACAAATATTAAATCAATCTTCTGCAACTCATATAATAAATAATGCTATTATTGGTGACCCAGATGCAACAGATCCTTTAAAAGTTTTAATTGATGGAACTGGTGGATTAACTTTTGGTGGAACGATAAATAATCAAGGATGGTTAGATATTAATGGAAGTACAGCAACAGCTTCATCTACTATATTTAATGGAGTGATAAGTGGTACAGGAGGAGTTACGAAAGAAAATGTAAATATTTCTCTTATATACAAAGCAGACAATACATACTCTGGAGCTACTAACATAAATAACGGACAACTAGTATTAGAAGGTGATTTAACAAACAGTGATGTAAGTGTTGGAGCTAATGGTAGTTTACAAGTTTCTGAAAATGTAACAATTAAATCGTTAACAATTGCTGCTGGTGGTAGTGTAATTATTGATTCTGATAAGTCACTTACTATTTTAAATAATTTAGTTAATAATGGAACTTCTTTTAATATTAACTCTGGTGCTTCATTAATTGTAAATGGTACATCAACAGGAAACATTTCTTACAATTTAAACATTGCAGACACAAATTGGCATTTAATTTCTTCTCCAGTTATTGGTGAAGAATATAATGATGCTTGGATAGCTTCAAACTCAATAGCCTCAGGTGTTTCAGTAGCAACTAACAGAGGTATTTCTACTTACGATAATGATGTTGATGCTAATGGAAATTGGGTATATTATACAACTGGTGGTGCAGATACACCATTTGCATCAGGTTTAGGATATTCTATGTTAAGAAGCGCTTCTGGTACTTATACTTTTACAGGAACTTTAAAAACTGATGATACTCCTTTAACGATCACTCAAGGTTTTTCTGGAGCAAACAAGTGGAATTTAATTGGAAATCCTTATCCTTCTTATATTGATATTGATGCATTTTTAACAGCAAACGCCTCTCAACTAAGTGGTCCAAATGAATCTATTTATGTTTATAATGGTACTTCATTTGCACCATTAACAACAGGCTACATACATCCTGGACAAGCCTTTTTTGTAAATTCTGACGTGATAAGTTTAACTGATAACATTAGCATTACAGAAGCAATGCAAAGTCATCAAACTGGTGTTACTTTTTACAAAAGCGTTAATACCTCTATCAACTTAAAAATATCTGATGGTACTAAAAATGCAAACACCGAAATAAATTATTTTGCAAACAAAACAAAAGGTTTAGATCGTAGATTTGATATCGGTAGTTTTACTGGAGTTTCTAATAATGGCAAAAATAATCTAGCAGTATTTACACAGTTATTAGAAGGTAATAATGGAATTAATTTCGTTCGTCAAGCATTACCAAATAAAGATTTTGAATCTATGATTATTCCAGTAGGTGTAACTGCAGAAGCTGGTAAAGAAATTACATTTACTGCAGAGGCTTTAAATTTACCAACAGGTTTAAAAGTTTACTTAGAAGATAAAACTACAAATACCATAACTCGTTTAGATGAAGTAAACTCTAAATACAAATTAACGTTATCTGAAAAAGTTGATGGTACAGGAAGGTTCTTTTTACACACAAAAACATCAGCAGTATTAAGTACAGATAATGATTTATTATTAAATTCTATTAAAATTTTTAAAACGAATAATTCTACATTAAAAATTTCTGGTTTACCTGAAGGAAAAACTACTTTATCACTATATAATTTACTAGGTAAAAAGTTAGTAAATACAACTTTTAATTCTAGCGACTCAAATGAGGTGAATTTACCAAAATTGGCTACTGGAGTTTATTTAGTAAACTTAGAAACTGAAAATGGTAAACTAAACAAAAAAATAATTTTAGAATAA
- a CDS encoding T9SS type A sorting domain-containing protein, whose product MPRNTDNDTGPVNPDYLDLDSDNDGIPDIEENGYPDNTISGNDADGDGLDDNFEGADINDGYDVNDEINTPSTDLPDEDSDVNTDDVDYRDSDIDPVSPDYTGNTLWLRADLNVTGGSNVSLWEDQTASLDFTAPAGREPNATANLLNFNPTITFTPANGDVLRYTGNLNPRTMYIVYNDTSTNSWVTPFTNDDGDGIGHGHTNDTQIYNATFTPPAVINGNEYINGLASDFLTQGRPDNFQIQSRIFTSNISNETRNYYVGRDRLNVDRVINGSVAEVILYSDAHSDARKQQVETYLAIKYGFTLSNANSTSVTDGDYVLTGGAPKIWDYTANATYHNDVAGIGRDDAMALNQKQSKSVNSDAIITIGLNEIEATNALNTSAFSSNKDFLVWGNNNGVINTTTETELICAPEKTIGRTWKIVENGSVPSTQIAVNRAIIDAALTTPNTVKVLKVADNASFTTNVNYIPLTSTTINSEVVYAANYNFNGVKYFTYSEINGIFWNGNANAWSGGNSVAITGGPSTNAADLDKVMVINSETSLTHAVLTENAEVECVWIKPNSKLMVADDRYLEFDEDFILDGEIRLIGDGQLIQTHAGLSNVQGSGKLFRDQQAVVPSVYRYHYWSSPVRENGLDTYRVGQVMKDGSTPTSASSTITDINWIDVDQAGEPNRALDGVPSIGGEPIKISTFWIYTYLNGTTQADYVRRLETGSIKRGQGYTMKSTGQNPQNFTFVGTPNDGSITFNLTPNTLSILGNPYPSALDATAFINTNINQINGTLYFWEHTGEDESNPATTEGHKLTGYQGGYSQRNISMGIAANGVGSVEPFVFDWETATSSGSNVTQTVEGITATVTLSSESIELNPNPSNIGGTSGNIITKVSGGTNEYQVTINFDAKVDLKNITLYNNAPSNPASDPTVTLTPHGNNSSVTQILTGVSEQEITLNWEDITSFTITTNRPYNLVIDDMDFTKGNLPSLGDGTYHAPNRYIAVGQGFFVSASSEGGTVRFENAQRNYKDDDYESGGTYFFKNSSKKSAKKASQENTDLLPILKLGFNHNAGNNIKIHRQIGISFRRTNSFKYDNGYDSEIFDLNDTDFYWHFPNYSDKKLIIAGVSEIKNSLEVPLTIVLGSNSPFEIQIDEVKNINRNIYLLDKLTNTYYELSSKTQELNIGSGTYTDRFFITFGKQNVLSTEDVNPLSKELSIFMDNTSKEVVIKNNKLLKIKKVVLFNLLGQKVREWKNIDNITENRLKTNKLSATVYILNVETEQGRISKKVMIE is encoded by the coding sequence ATGCCAAGAAATACAGATAACGATACAGGGCCAGTAAACCCAGATTACCTAGACTTAGATTCAGACAACGATGGAATCCCAGATATTGAAGAAAATGGTTATCCAGACAATACAATTAGCGGAAATGATGCTGATGGAGATGGTTTAGACGATAATTTCGAAGGCGCAGATATTAATGATGGTTATGATGTAAATGATGAAATTAATACCCCATCAACAGATTTACCTGATGAAGATTCAGATGTAAACACAGACGATGTAGATTATAGAGACAGTGATATAGACCCAGTATCTCCAGACTATACAGGAAATACATTGTGGTTACGTGCAGATTTAAATGTAACAGGAGGTTCTAATGTTTCTCTTTGGGAAGACCAAACTGCAAGTTTAGATTTTACAGCACCAGCAGGTCGAGAACCAAATGCAACAGCAAACTTATTAAATTTTAATCCAACAATTACTTTTACCCCAGCAAATGGAGATGTTTTAAGATATACAGGTAACCTTAACCCTAGAACAATGTATATTGTCTATAACGATACTTCTACAAACTCTTGGGTAACTCCTTTTACTAACGACGATGGAGATGGAATAGGTCATGGTCATACTAACGACACACAAATATACAATGCCACATTTACACCTCCCGCTGTTATAAACGGTAACGAGTACATTAATGGTTTAGCTAGTGATTTTCTCACACAAGGAAGACCCGATAATTTTCAAATTCAATCAAGAATTTTTACCTCAAATATTTCAAATGAAACCAGAAATTATTACGTAGGTAGAGACAGATTGAATGTAGATAGAGTTATTAACGGTAGTGTTGCAGAGGTTATTTTATACAGCGATGCGCATTCAGATGCAAGAAAACAACAAGTAGAAACCTATTTAGCAATTAAATACGGTTTTACCTTAAGTAATGCAAACAGCACTTCTGTTACAGATGGAGACTATGTTTTAACAGGAGGAGCTCCAAAAATTTGGGACTATACAGCAAATGCTACCTACCATAATGATGTTGCAGGTATTGGTAGAGACGATGCCATGGCTTTAAACCAAAAACAATCTAAATCTGTAAATTCAGATGCAATAATTACTATTGGTTTAAATGAAATAGAAGCTACAAATGCTTTAAATACAAGTGCTTTTTCTTCCAATAAAGATTTCTTAGTTTGGGGTAATAACAATGGTGTTATCAACACAACAACAGAAACAGAACTTATTTGTGCTCCAGAAAAAACAATTGGTAGAACCTGGAAAATTGTAGAAAATGGTAGTGTTCCTTCAACACAAATTGCAGTCAACAGAGCAATTATAGATGCTGCCCTTACAACCCCAAATACTGTAAAAGTGTTAAAAGTTGCAGACAATGCCTCATTTACAACAAATGTAAATTACATCCCACTAACCAGCACAACTATAAATTCAGAAGTAGTATATGCTGCTAACTATAATTTTAACGGTGTAAAATATTTTACTTATTCAGAAATTAATGGAATTTTCTGGAACGGTAATGCCAATGCATGGTCTGGAGGAAATAGTGTAGCTATAACAGGCGGACCAAGTACAAACGCTGCAGACTTAGATAAAGTAATGGTTATCAATTCAGAAACATCTCTTACACACGCTGTTTTAACCGAGAATGCAGAGGTAGAATGTGTATGGATTAAACCAAACTCTAAATTAATGGTTGCAGATGATAGATATTTAGAATTCGACGAAGACTTTATTTTAGATGGTGAAATTAGATTAATTGGAGATGGACAGTTAATTCAAACCCATGCAGGTTTATCAAACGTACAAGGTTCAGGAAAACTGTTTAGAGATCAACAAGCAGTTGTACCAAGTGTTTATAGATATCATTATTGGTCTTCTCCGGTAAGAGAAAATGGTTTAGATACCTATAGAGTTGGACAAGTTATGAAAGATGGAAGCACCCCAACTTCTGCCTCTTCTACAATTACAGACATTAATTGGATTGATGTAGATCAAGCAGGAGAGCCTAATCGTGCTTTAGACGGAGTTCCTAGTATTGGTGGTGAACCAATAAAAATTTCAACATTTTGGATTTACACCTATTTAAATGGTACAACTCAAGCAGACTATGTAAGAAGACTCGAAACAGGTTCCATAAAAAGAGGGCAAGGATACACAATGAAAAGTACTGGACAAAACCCACAAAATTTTACTTTTGTTGGAACTCCAAACGATGGTTCTATTACTTTTAACCTTACCCCTAATACACTAAGTATATTAGGGAACCCATACCCTAGCGCTTTAGATGCTACCGCTTTTATTAATACCAATATAAACCAGATAAATGGTACGTTATATTTCTGGGAACATACAGGAGAAGACGAATCAAACCCTGCAACTACAGAAGGGCATAAATTAACGGGGTATCAAGGAGGTTACTCTCAAAGAAATATTTCTATGGGAATTGCCGCAAATGGGGTTGGCTCTGTAGAACCTTTTGTTTTCGATTGGGAGACTGCTACCAGTAGTGGAAGTAACGTTACACAAACGGTAGAAGGCATTACTGCAACAGTAACACTTTCTTCTGAAAGTATAGAATTAAACCCTAATCCATCGAACATAGGAGGAACATCTGGTAACATTATTACAAAAGTAAGCGGTGGTACAAATGAATATCAAGTGACTATAAACTTTGATGCTAAAGTAGATCTAAAAAATATTACTTTGTATAACAATGCTCCTTCTAACCCAGCATCAGATCCAACAGTTACTTTAACTCCACATGGAAATAATTCTAGTGTAACACAAATCTTAACAGGCGTATCTGAGCAAGAAATTACTTTAAATTGGGAAGACATAACATCGTTTACAATAACGACCAATAGGCCTTATAATTTAGTAATAGATGATATGGACTTTACAAAAGGAAATTTACCGAGTTTAGGAGACGGAACTTATCATGCTCCAAATAGATACATTGCTGTGGGGCAAGGATTTTTCGTATCTGCTTCTTCAGAAGGAGGAACAGTAAGATTCGAAAATGCTCAAAGAAATTATAAAGACGATGATTATGAAAGTGGTGGTACCTATTTCTTTAAAAATTCTTCAAAAAAATCTGCTAAAAAAGCATCACAAGAAAATACCGATTTATTACCAATATTAAAACTTGGTTTTAATCACAATGCTGGAAATAATATAAAAATACACAGACAAATTGGAATATCGTTTAGAAGAACAAACTCTTTTAAATACGATAATGGTTACGACAGTGAAATTTTCGATTTAAACGACACCGATTTTTATTGGCATTTCCCAAATTATTCAGACAAAAAACTAATTATTGCAGGTGTTTCAGAAATTAAAAATTCTTTAGAAGTGCCACTAACCATTGTTTTAGGCTCTAACAGCCCGTTTGAAATTCAGATAGATGAAGTTAAAAATATAAACAGAAACATTTATTTATTAGATAAATTAACAAACACGTATTACGAACTAAGTTCAAAAACCCAAGAGTTAAACATTGGATCTGGAACTTATACAGATCGTTTCTTTATAACTTTCGGTAAACAAAATGTATTAAGTACAGAAGATGTAAATCCTTTAAGTAAAGAATTATCGATCTTTATGGACAATACTTCAAAAGAAGTAGTGATTAAGAATAACAAATTACTTAAAATTAAAAAAGTAGTATTATTTAATCTTCTAGGTCAAAAAGTTCGTGAATGGAAAAATATAGACAATATTACAGAAAACAGATTAAAAACAAACAAACTTTCTGCCACTGTATATATTTTAAATGTAGAAACCGAGCAAGGTAGAATATCTAAGAAAGTTATGATTGAATAA
- a CDS encoding beta strand repeat-containing protein, which produces MKNTFLSVFEFGEIQNSFKKSTRAICFFAILTLLSFNIQSQTIPSTGSSATTCGDCTPTGWFDTGGTPDISNRTITGGLGSTGGQATWANAPLPLPPLGHSTWITLRDIGPDFPEESVTTKIGGLIANKYYEVTIYAMTNLSNQDGGPGNNQYYAGTYMDKFDYQIDTNPRQTITSISKEKWGVAKTFFIGTPDANGEVSITLYPRSDGGYTAANLNTELLEVVNIAVGVNAVDEVDTDKDGIPDTIDIDDDNDGIIDTVETTVGGITYDPLGDEDGDKLPNYLDSKDDNGTGDGSNTNYDDINGDGIPNIFDFDNDGIPNHLDLDADGDGIPDIIEAQSTTGYIAPNGVVGANGLDSAYESGDDTASANGLGGVGGAGLINFEGSGNPDYLDLDSDGDGVSDTMEANITLTGEVGINGLDNAYDNADSYTDPNGSFDNTQLNNFPNTNVADSPDDVNWRDATTSSGKDTDLDGIPDSVDIDDDNDGIIDTVECATSNVSTSNASAIQSSVGVTNPTFAIGSNNSRAGLNAVTDVLVVDLGRVVAKNTIIEIESRVTNNIDHVMKVQQSLTTTATSFTNPKVYNWVAINTEQNKQYKLSTSARYIRINLEFAGAGGGELQIDNVLYQGFTEICDSDGDGIPNIIDLDSDNDGIPDNIEAQSTLGYVAPSGPVGANGLYSIYENNDTLGATGLGGAGGTGLINTDSANDTIPDYLDTDSDNDGVLDRIEANNSLSGVFGNNGLDENYEVADNYSDINGTFDNTQADNFPDADSDVNTGGDVDYRDADSSFRDNDNDGIPDSVDLDDDNDGILDTVENANSCSGSITTAVSRLTVNGGGSETTRQINLSSLGVVIGDFITVSNVRARGDIDSAPDNEGFTLRFNNSINTSTLLTAGIQCSGTLNAVAPAVNQTLAVVDIGSGVPGIRVRATTLPGVGNFCDEDGGQVTADLALEYTMDISCSPQLKDTDGDGIPNSFDLDSDNDGIPDNIEAQSTVGYVIPNGVFDANGVDTAYTGGLTPQDTDGDGLKDYLENDSDNDGILDTAEAGLLLSGIYGTNGLDNNYDNGDNYADVNGSFDNSQTNNFPDEDGDVFTGGDVDYRDDTFTNDKDGDGISDQVDLDDDNDGILDTIEIGSCTLPGSTAYVWENLYQVTSPNGTLVTDGDDPISVPTKTVNNVNITLSRTSNVSSDSNYRVNDNITTNSSLNFHQKGIATGLSRNYFDFSDPVYNLTFTIYDLNIDNAQTIDNVEIFLTKQDGTRYLLQPADYTLGTTHTFNAATRNFVGTTAGTGATSNLTINPIPAWIIKMQIIYKNTGTGIITGHQDIALGDLNFCTPLDSDNDGVFDYIDLDSDNDGIPDNFEAQPTNGYIAPTGSFSSTGIDLAYGTGITPQNTDATAITGADTVPDYLDLDSDGDGVFDILESGLTTITPNSGGRATGPVGSNGLLNTLDNGDAYNDVNGSFDNTVNDNFIDSDGDVNIGGDLDYRDTVVGVDTDNDGIANNIDIDDDNDGILDIAESGEIILMEMKMEMEFLTTEIILMMEIVETAV; this is translated from the coding sequence ATGAAAAATACTTTTTTATCAGTATTTGAATTTGGGGAAATTCAAAACTCATTTAAAAAAAGCACAAGAGCTATTTGTTTTTTTGCCATTTTAACTCTTTTAAGCTTTAACATTCAATCGCAAACCATTCCAAGTACTGGGTCTTCTGCAACAACTTGTGGAGATTGTACACCTACAGGTTGGTTCGATACTGGAGGTACTCCAGATATTTCGAACAGAACTATAACAGGTGGTTTAGGTTCTACTGGTGGGCAAGCAACTTGGGCAAACGCACCTCTTCCTCTTCCTCCATTAGGGCACTCTACTTGGATTACACTTAGAGATATTGGTCCAGATTTCCCAGAAGAATCTGTAACAACAAAAATAGGAGGTTTAATCGCAAACAAATATTACGAAGTTACTATTTATGCAATGACAAACTTATCCAATCAAGATGGAGGTCCTGGTAACAATCAATATTATGCCGGCACTTATATGGATAAGTTCGATTATCAGATAGACACTAATCCAAGACAAACAATTACATCTATTTCTAAAGAAAAATGGGGTGTTGCAAAAACTTTTTTTATTGGTACACCAGATGCAAATGGAGAGGTTAGTATTACACTATACCCAAGAAGTGATGGAGGCTACACTGCTGCAAACCTAAACACTGAGTTATTAGAAGTGGTAAATATTGCGGTAGGAGTTAATGCAGTAGATGAAGTAGATACAGACAAAGATGGTATTCCAGATACAATAGATATAGATGATGATAATGACGGAATTATAGATACTGTAGAAACAACTGTAGGCGGCATTACTTACGATCCATTAGGCGATGAAGATGGAGATAAATTACCAAACTATTTAGATAGTAAAGACGACAATGGCACAGGTGATGGAAGCAACACAAATTATGATGATATTAATGGAGATGGCATACCCAATATTTTCGATTTTGATAATGATGGAATTCCAAACCATTTAGATTTAGATGCAGACGGTGATGGAATTCCAGATATTATAGAAGCCCAATCTACAACTGGTTACATCGCTCCAAATGGAGTGGTTGGCGCAAATGGTTTAGATAGTGCTTACGAAAGTGGAGATGATACAGCGAGTGCAAATGGTTTAGGCGGTGTTGGAGGCGCAGGTCTCATTAATTTTGAGGGCAGTGGAAATCCAGACTATTTAGATTTAGATTCAGATGGAGATGGAGTTTCAGACACTATGGAAGCCAATATAACCCTTACAGGAGAAGTAGGTATTAATGGTTTAGATAACGCTTACGACAATGCAGATAGTTATACAGACCCCAATGGAAGCTTTGACAATACTCAATTAAACAACTTTCCAAATACAAATGTAGCAGATTCTCCAGATGATGTTAACTGGAGAGACGCAACAACATCTTCTGGAAAAGATACCGATTTAGACGGCATACCAGACTCTGTAGATATAGACGACGATAACGATGGTATTATAGATACAGTAGAATGTGCAACATCAAATGTTAGCACAAGCAATGCCTCTGCAATACAAAGCAGTGTAGGCGTTACAAACCCAACATTTGCAATTGGCTCTAATAATTCTAGAGCTGGTTTAAATGCTGTAACAGATGTTTTAGTTGTAGATTTGGGTAGAGTTGTTGCCAAAAATACAATTATAGAAATAGAATCACGTGTTACCAACAATATAGATCATGTGATGAAAGTGCAGCAATCTTTAACTACAACTGCCACTAGTTTTACCAACCCTAAGGTTTATAATTGGGTGGCTATAAACACAGAACAAAATAAACAATACAAACTTTCTACAAGTGCAAGGTATATAAGAATAAATTTAGAATTTGCAGGCGCAGGTGGTGGAGAATTACAAATCGACAATGTTCTTTATCAAGGCTTTACAGAAATATGCGATAGCGATGGAGATGGCATCCCTAATATTATCGATTTAGATTCAGACAATGATGGGATTCCAGACAATATAGAAGCACAATCTACATTAGGTTATGTTGCACCTTCAGGACCTGTTGGAGCAAACGGATTGTACAGTATTTATGAAAATAACGACACTTTAGGAGCAACTGGTTTAGGTGGTGCTGGAGGAACAGGTTTAATTAATACAGATAGCGCAAACGATACCATTCCAGATTATTTAGATACGGACTCAGATAATGATGGCGTATTAGACAGAATTGAAGCAAACAACTCTCTTAGTGGAGTTTTTGGAAATAACGGTTTAGATGAAAATTACGAAGTAGCAGACAATTATTCAGATATAAATGGTACTTTCGATAACACCCAAGCCGATAATTTTCCTGATGCAGATAGCGATGTAAATACGGGTGGAGATGTAGATTACAGAGATGCAGATTCTTCCTTTAGAGACAACGATAACGACGGAATCCCAGACTCTGTAGATTTAGACGACGATAACGATGGTATTTTAGATACAGTAGAAAATGCAAATAGTTGTTCTGGAAGCATAACAACAGCAGTAAGTAGATTAACTGTAAATGGTGGTGGCTCAGAAACAACAAGACAAATAAACCTTTCGTCTTTAGGGGTGGTTATTGGAGACTTTATAACCGTAAGCAATGTTAGAGCAAGAGGAGATATAGATTCTGCTCCTGATAATGAAGGCTTTACTTTAAGATTCAACAACTCTATAAACACATCAACTTTACTAACAGCAGGAATTCAGTGTAGCGGAACACTAAATGCTGTCGCGCCAGCAGTAAACCAAACCTTGGCAGTAGTAGATATTGGTTCTGGAGTACCAGGAATTAGAGTTAGAGCAACTACTTTACCAGGTGTGGGTAATTTTTGTGATGAGGATGGAGGGCAAGTCACAGCAGATTTAGCCCTAGAATACACCATGGATATCTCATGTTCACCACAATTAAAAGATACAGATGGAGATGGCATTCCAAACTCATTTGATCTCGATTCCGACAACGATGGAATTCCAGATAATATAGAAGCACAATCTACAGTAGGTTATGTAATACCAAATGGAGTTTTTGACGCGAATGGCGTAGATACAGCCTATACAGGAGGCTTAACACCACAAGATACAGATGGAGATGGTTTAAAAGACTATCTAGAAAACGATTCAGATAACGATGGTATTTTAGATACTGCAGAAGCAGGTCTTCTTTTATCTGGAATTTATGGCACAAATGGTTTAGACAACAACTACGATAATGGAGATAATTATGCAGATGTAAACGGAAGTTTCGATAATTCACAAACAAACAATTTTCCAGATGAAGATGGTGACGTTTTTACAGGAGGAGATGTCGATTATAGAGACGATACTTTTACAAACGACAAAGATGGAGATGGTATCAGCGATCAAGTAGATTTAGACGACGATAACGACGGTATATTAGACACAATAGAAATTGGTTCTTGTACACTTCCTGGAAGCACTGCCTATGTTTGGGAAAACCTATACCAAGTTACTTCACCAAACGGAACATTGGTTACAGACGGAGACGATCCAATCTCAGTACCTACCAAAACTGTAAACAATGTAAATATTACATTATCAAGAACTTCAAACGTTTCTAGTGATAGTAATTACAGAGTAAACGATAACATAACAACAAACAGTTCTCTTAACTTTCATCAAAAAGGTATTGCTACTGGTTTGTCGAGAAATTACTTCGATTTTAGCGATCCTGTTTATAATTTAACTTTTACAATTTACGATTTAAATATAGACAACGCACAAACAATAGACAACGTAGAAATCTTTTTAACAAAACAAGATGGAACAAGGTATTTACTACAACCAGCCGACTACACTTTAGGTACAACACATACATTTAACGCCGCTACAAGAAATTTTGTAGGAACAACAGCAGGTACTGGTGCCACATCTAACCTAACCATTAACCCTATTCCTGCTTGGATTATAAAAATGCAAATTATTTATAAGAATACTGGAACAGGAATAATTACAGGCCACCAAGATATCGCTTTAGGAGACTTAAATTTCTGTACACCTTTAGATAGCGACAACGATGGAGTTTTCGATTATATCGACTTAGACTCAGATAATGATGGTATTCCAGACAACTTCGAAGCACAACCTACTAACGGTTATATAGCACCAACAGGTAGTTTTAGCAGTACTGGTATCGACTTAGCCTACGGAACCGGAATAACACCTCAAAACACAGATGCAACAGCCATTACTGGCGCAGATACAGTTCCAGATTATTTAGATTTAGATTCAGACGGAGATGGAGTTTTCGATATTTTAGAATCTGGTTTAACAACAATTACACCAAACTCCGGAGGAAGGGCTACAGGACCTGTTGGTTCAAATGGTCTATTAAATACTTTAGACAATGGAGACGCTTACAACGATGTAAATGGTAGTTTCGACAATACAGTAAATGACAACTTTATAGATAGCGATGGAGACGTAAACATTGGCGGAGATTTAGATTATAGAGATACGGTTGTAGGTGTAGATACAGATAATGATGGTATAGCAAACAATATAGATATCGATGACGATAACGATGGAATCTTAGATATTGCAGAAAGTGGGGAAATAATCCTGATGGAGATGAAGATGGAGATGGAATTCCTAACTACAGAGATAATTCTGATGATGGAGATAGTGGAGACGGCAGTTTAA